Below is a genomic region from Scytonema millei VB511283.
GCAGGCAAATAAAAACAGGATTTATACGGGTAACTGTTAGTTTTCCACCGAGCGATCGCTGCTATAGTTTGACGGACGAATTTCAGTTGAGTATTTCTTCTGAGTTGAAAGTTTAAATTAATTTCATGAATCCCGTAATTTTGCGGTTATAGATTGATGTTTTTTTCAACTAATCTTGATTTGCGATCTAGGTACTTAAGGATTAACTGAGAGCTAGATAAATTTTTGCGATCGCAATTATTTGCATTATTAATTTTTGTCTCTACCGTGTTCAAACTTAAATTTACAGCTAAACAGCCCAGGCGGAGTGAATTCACACTGTCACAAATGAAATTTGCCTACGGGAACTCAAAAACTAGTGTCAGCGGGGTCTACCCACGTAGCTGCGATTTTAAGCACCCAGTACTAGCTAACTTCATTTTCAGCATGGCAAGTAGCGCTATTTGCTTTTTTTTTCTTCAAATCCAATAATTGCTGCCCCTCTAGAGAGTGAAAAAGCATCGCCAGCGACGACATCAAGCGATCGCGCTTCAGTCAAAAACGAACAAATAGGCGATCCAGAACTAGGCGTTTTACGTTTACAAGAGCAAAAATTACAGTCTCCTCCTTACGAACCCATCGCACATTTACTAGGGCAGGTTGGCTATTTCCAAGGTAGTAATATTTTTTCAGCAGTTGATGCAATTGATGACGGATTATTTTCTACCAACTTAACTTTTGCGATCGCGCCCAAACTAGGAGCGAAAACAAGTTTATTCACGGCAATTGATGGCGGTTTGGTTCGATATAGCGAACACGACCAAGCTGATTACAACAAATTAAGACTAAGGGCAGCTTTACGCCAAAAACTGACACCACAGATGTTTGGTGAAATTGGCTGGAACAATCAATATTTATTTGATGCCAAGACAGGCGATCGCTTTTTGAAAGAACACGCCCTACGTTTAGCTCTCCAGCGCCAAGATAAAATAACGAATAAATTGTGGTTAAATTCAACCTATGAATTTCGTCTAGGATTTGCCGAACCAGACACCCGCAGTCGCGCGATCAATTCTTTATCTACCGAGCTAGCTTACTATATCAGCCCTCGCCTCCAGCTTAGTTTAGAATATTTACTAGCTTTATCGAATTTCACGCAACGCGATCGCGACGATACCTACCACCTAATTCTCGGTAGCGTGATTTATGCCGTATCGCGTGGAAGCCAAATTAGCCTTCAAAGTGGCGTGAGTTTCGGCAATTCCTCCGATCCAAATATTAGTTTTGATAATTCATTTTTTAGCGTGAATTATACATTTGATATCGGGAATTGGTAGAGATTAAGTCGTAAGTCGTAAGTCGTAAGTCGTAAGTTAGCAACTGACAACTGACAACTGATAACTGATAACTGATTAATGGCTAATCCAATCGCTCCAACTGCCTGCATAAAGTTTACCTGTAGAAATTCCTGCTAATTCTAGTGCGAGTAAATCGACGCAAGCAGTCACGCCAGAACCACAGTAGACAATAATTTCTGATGATGACTCTAAGTCTTGCCAGCGTTGCTGTTGTTCTGATATGGGTTTGAGGTAGCCGCGATCGTCTGTCACCTCTTGCCAGGGATAATTAACTGCACCTGGGATATGACCCGCAACTGGATCTATCGGTTCTCGTTCGCCACGATAGCGATCGCCTTCTCGCGCATCAACTAATGCTACTCCAGGCAAGTCCTTGCGTGCTTTTACCGCTTCTATATCCACAACTTGCCCTAATTGTATTATGGGGATAAACTCACCCGCTTTTGCTATAGGCAGATCGGCTGTAACCGGATAACCAGCCGCTAGCCAACCTTGAAACCCTCCATCTAACACGGCAACTCGTTCGTGTCCCAAATAGCGTAGCAGCCACCACAGCCGCGCCGCAAAAGCCAATCGGGAATCATCGTAAGCAACAACTCTCGTTTGGGAAGTTATGCCCATCGCCGACAGTTTTACTGCCAACTCTGTTAAGTTTGGTAAAGGATGCCTCCCTCCATGCTGACCGACTGGACTGGAAAGATCTTGATTTAAATCTAGGTAGTAAGCACCAGGAATGTGATTCGATTGGTACTGTTGTCGTCCGAGTTGCGGATCGGCAAGGGAAAAACGACAATCCGCGATCGCCACTTGCGGATCTGCTAAATGTTCGTAAAGCCATGCGGCAGTGACGCTGTGATTCATCTAGATTTCTCCCGTAGTGAGGATAAGGAGGACTTGGGGGACAAGGAGGACAAGGAAGCAATTCTGGTTCTACTAGCCACCAGCCACCAGCCACTAGCCACTCCTTCCCTCGCTCCTCACCCCTTCTTTAGAATTTTTAATAAATTTTCTCATCAAATCGTTCTACTGTAACGATTTAGGTGGAATACTAAATACACTCGCAAACTTTGTTGGTAGTAGTTGACTATAAAAGTTGAGAAATTTAGCATGAGCAGTAATTTAGCAACAAAACTCCGTGAAGGGACGAAAAAAGCCCACACCATGGCAGAAAATGTTGGTTTTGTCAAGTGTTTTTTAAAAGGAGTAGTAGAGCCAACTTCTTACCGCAAGCTGGTTGCCAATCTCTATTTCGTCTACTCGGCGATGGAAGAAGAAATGGAGCGGCATCAACAGCATTCAATCTTATCAAATATGTACTTCAAGGAATTGAATCGCCAGCGTAGCTTGGAGCAAGACCTGAAGTATTATTACGGCAACCAATGGCGCGAGCAAATTAGTCTCTCTCCGGCTGGAGAAGCTTACGTGCAGCGAATAAGGGAAGTCTCTAATACTGCCCCAGAACTACTAATTTCACACCTTTATACTCGCTATTTGGGCGATCTTTCTGGCGGACAAATTCTCAAAGGTATTGCTCAAAGGGCGATGAATCTTGCTGATGGACAAGGCACTGCTTTCTATGAATTTGCTGAAATTTCTGATGAAAAGCAATTTAAAAACACCTATCGGCAAAGACTAGACGAATTACCAATTGATGAAGCTAAAGCAGATCGCATCGTTGAAGAAGCTAATGCTGCTTTTGGCATGAACATGAAGATGTTTAACGAATTGGAAGGTAATTTGATCAAAGCGATCGGTGTTATGTTATTCAATAGCTTAACTCGCCGTCGTAATCGCGGTAATACCGAACTAGCAACTAGCAATTAGTTATTGGTCATTGGTCATTGGTCATTAGTTGAACCTAGATGAATGACGAGCGATCGATGACAGAATGCAAGTTACAATCCTGGGGATGAGGTGATAGATGTATCATCGTGTCTTCAGGATTGTCTGCTTTGAGAGTGAGTGGCTAGTGGCTAGTGGCTAGTGGCTAGTCACTGGTCGCTGATAACTGTTCGCTACACTCTGGTGATTCGTTGGTTGGATTATTGACTTTGGTACTGACGGGATAAGCAACCATTGCTTCTGAGGAGTATGGTTGTAGCAGTGGTTCTAGCTGTTCTGGTTCTTGAGTTTGAGGATCGAGCCACTGGTTATAATCTTCTGGTTTGAGAATAACAGGCATCCGGTCGTGAACCGATCGCAAAAGAGAATTAGCTGTTGTCGTCAGAAGAGTGCAAGAATCAATTTTCTCGCCGTCTGGTGCTTGCCAAGTTTCCCATAAACCTGCAAAAGCAAAGGGTTGCCCATCTTGTAAGCGAAAATAGAAGGGTTGTTTCTTACCTTTTTGCGATCGCCATTCGTAAAAGCCATCAGCAACAACTAGACAGCGGCGGCGACGAAATGCAGAACGGAAAGCGGGTTTTTCAGCAACGGTTTCGGCTCTGGCATTAATCAGTTTTGCACCCATTGATGCATCTTTTGCCCAAGAGGGAATTAAACCCCAACGTAACATTTGAAATTGACGGCGATCGCCCTCTGATAAGATTGTTGGGACTGGTTGAGTCGGTGCGATGTTATATCGTGGAGTTAATTCGGGAATTGAGGAAAGCTGAAAGGTAGAAGCGATCGCTTCTGCTGGTTGGCTGAGGGTAAATCTACCACACATAAAATTACTTTGGTAATGGGTAATAGGTAGTTGGTAAGTCGTAAGTCGTAAGTCGTAAGTCGGAATTAACTGCTCGTTCGCTCCCTGACAACTGATAACTGATTTTGACTTTTAACTTTTAACTTCTTTATAATCATTACGTCTTCTACCCAACGAAAGTCATGCTCAGGTTGTATGATTTTTTACCTTCGGGAAATGGTTATAAAGTTCGGCTTTTGTTGACTCAGCTTGGTATTCCCTTTGAGCGAGTCGAAATTAATATTCTTAAAGGTGAAAGTCGTACTCCTGGATTTCTCACGAAAAATGCTAATGGACGCATCCCAGTTTTACAGTTGGAATCAGGAGAATTTTTAGCAGAATCGAATGCTATTCTCTTCTATTTTAGCGAAGATACTGAATTTTTGCCTGCCGATAAATTACTCCGCGCCCGAGTTTTACAATGGCTATTTTTTGAGCAATACAGCCACGAACCTAATATCGCTACTCCTAGATTTTGGATTACTGAACTTGGTAAAGCAGATGAATATCGGGAAGCGATAGAACAGAAACGTCAAGCTGGTTATGCTGCGCTTGCAGTGATGGAAAAACATTTAACCGAGCGGAAATTTTTTGTAGGCGATCGCTATTCTATTGCTGATATTGGCTTATTTGCCTATACTCACGTCGCCGATGAAGGAGGTTTCGATCTATCTGGTTTTCCGGCGATTCAAGCATGGATAGAGCGAGTCAAAGCTCAACCGAATTATATTCCAATTACGCGATCGTGATATAAAATTTATTTTAATTTCCATATTATTGTAGGGGCGGGTTTGATTGAAGAATACGACGGTCAAACCGAGACTTTGGCAAAACCCGCCCTTACAGTTTATACAGTCCGCTAGCTAGATTTAGAAGCGGAAAGTTGTGCGGACAGTTGCTAACCAAATATCGTTGTTATCTTCAATATGACCTGGGTTAGTCACGAGAACCACACCTGGAGTAATGAATAGATTGTCACTGACTCGGAAACGGTAGAATACTTCAAAGTGCAGTGAAGTTGCTTCATCTTTCACTCCTACTCTCCTTGGTAGCGTATCTGGAGTTTCTTGACGGGCTTGATCTGGTCCAATTCCAGCTGTATCTAAGTTAGTGTTATTGTCGGTTACAGGAACTTCCGGCTCGCCTCTACGAGAAGTTTCAAAAAAAGGTACGGGTGTACCGCGTGTTTCGGGTCCCGCATCTACCAATTTTGGTGGCATACCAAAAAGGAAGGCAAATAAATCTCCTTCTCTACCAAAAGGATCGGATAGACCAAGAGAAAAGAGATAGGTAGCTGAATTGGCAAAGGGTTTCTTACCGGCAGAGGCTCCAATTCCGTTGAGAATTCCATTCGCGTCTCTACTAGTTTCAGAAAAGTCAGGAAGGCGTTCTAAGAAATTAGTAAACATATATCCCCCCCATGCCCCGAATGTTAGCTTTGGAGAGATACGCCATTGCAACGTTGCGCCAATAGCATTGGTTTTGGCAGCTAAGTCTCCAATAAAATAACGGCAGCATGGATCAAACCCAGAGTCATTTGCTTGGTCGATTGGTGAAGGAACGGATGAACCAGACCATAAACCATTGGTTTCTGCATTGACGCTACCTGTATACGTACCTAAAGTTCCATCGCTAGTGTAGGCATTCACATAAGTTAAGCCAGTAATCAAGTTGTTAGTTGGTGTTGCTAACAATTGCACGCCTAGCGCACTGCGGTCTGCTCCAAAAACTCCACTGTCTGGATTGTTACTTCCTCCAGTACCATAAGCTACTTGTAGCCGTGCATTTTTGGCAAATAACCAGTCAAAACCTGCTCCTGCATCTAATACGCCACCAATTTTGAAAATTGGACTAGCCTCGCCAAAGCGAGAAATTGAACCCCTACCAGTGTCAAAGTAAGCTGAATTGGCTGAAAGAACGTTACTTAAACTAAAACCAAAAGGAATGACGCTAAAGACAACGCGATCGTTAAAGGCAGGAAATCGATATTCTAATAAGTCTAAAACAACATTATTGTTTAAACCTGCTTGGTAAGATAACCGCGCCATGTAAGTATTGAGAGACTCTGCATTGGTGAAGCCACCACCATCAAAGTTGCCTGTAACTAGGTATGTCCGCAGGCGATCTTTACCTGTAAATGATGTTTCTAACCCTAATCGAACCAAGTGGGCGAGAACAGTATTTTTATCTGCATCGTCTCGGTTTAAACAATCAACTTCTGGAGCTGAATTGCGATCTCTTAAGTTTAACTGAGGCACTAATTGGTCAAAAAAAGGTCCGGTGTTGTCTGGCAAAACCCTACATCCTCCAGGGGGATCGCCGCCAAAGGCACTGGCAACACCAAAGATAACTTCTCCGCCTAGAACGGTAGTCGTGGAAAACTGATTGGCTTCTAACTCGGCTGTTTGTGCTTCTAAAGCGTCAACTCGCCCCCGCAAAGTTGCTAATTCACTGCTAAATTCCGATTGCAGGCGATTTAGGGTTTCCAAATCTTCTTTGCTAACGACATCTGCCGAACCAGCAGTAATCAGTTCGTTAATCCGATCCATAGCTGCATTCAAGCCTGCGGCAAACTCGTAGCGCGTCATGGCACGATTGCCTCGAAAAGTACCGTCAGGATAACCTGCAATGACTCCATAACGTTCTACCAGAGATTGCAAAGCCTGAAATGCCCAATCAGTAGGTTGTACGTCTGATAGTTGAGATACGGATGTGACTTGTGCCAGCGTCGAAGATGTGTTTTGAATTTGTTGAGCTGTATAGTTGAACTCTGTATCCGGTGTTGCTGGTGCTAGAGGTGCTAGAGTAGCCGCACTGGTTCGGTTTGTTTCAGACTTTTTTAACGATTGAGGTGTTGTTTGAGTTGGCTGAGTTCTGGCTATATCCGTCTCGCCTGCCTGTACTGCGGCTGTTTTAAATAACAGAGCAGAAACAGCTATAGGTGTTGTCAATAGCAAGATGGAAAATATGGAAAAAGTAGATTTGATCCTCACAGTTACTTCCCTCTTATCCACAATTCAAGGCGTTTAATTTTGCATAGAAAACTTACAGAAGCTCGATTGAACTTCTGTTGAAACTCGGTGCGGACCCTAAGCAGATAAAATTTTATTTCTTAAAAGCTAGAATGACACGATCGCGATAAATACAATCCAATTAACAAAAAATCTTAATTTTTATTTGTAATATTTTTTGAGAAAAACAAATTAGGGCAAGGTGGGCAATGCCCACCCTACAGATGATGTGTTTTGAAATGAGTTGGCAAAGATTAGCTTTTTTTTAAGCCGATCGCCATATTATTTCATTATTAGATATAGATAGCGATCGCTAAAAAACTATAGCTTTAACTACGAAAATTACGCTCCCGAAATAAAGATTTTGAGCCTCTGGAACTCTCCTACTTGAGAAAAGTAGAAAAGTATTTTCTTACTCGGGACAGCGTTCTTCACTCGTACCGAGCAAGACTGTACGACTACCTGCTGAGGGGCAATCCCTAACAGCGGCGTGCTTGAAGTCACGGCTGAAGGTCTTGTAAATATCATCGATCGTGTCTGCCGATCGCGGTCTTTTTTCTGGCATTCCCCGGCTGACAACCGCAGGCTGCACGGGAGGCGGCTCAAATTTGATGTAGGGAAACACGCCAGCAAGCGGTTGAATTTTTTTCGCTTCTTCGGTAAGGTCGGAAACTCGAATTCCCAGATTGAATTTGCTCTGAATCGCAGTTTGAGCTATGGGATTTCCTCCCATCAGGGAAGCCACTAAAGTCCCTGGTACAGAAACGCTAGTTGCTTCACCCGCCCGTCCGTGAATCCCGACTAGCTCGCCGCGATCGTTAAAAACAGGACCACCACTCATTCCCCGTTGCGTTTCACAACTGTATTGAATGCTGTAACCTCCATCCGCAGTGCGAGGGGTAACTCTAATGACTTCGCCAGGAGCAAATAACCTTTGCCGTCGCGCCGTTTCATTTCCCGGATCGGGCCAGCCAGAGACAAAGGCTCGTTCGCCTTGGTTGGGGCTACCTGGTAGGTTTGCTAAAGGATAGTTCTTGTCACTCTTAAATTGGACGATCGCGACATCAAGCCCTTGAATAGTTTCACCACTCTCGCCCTGTTCTTTCCCCATTGGCACGATATTCGATCGCGTACTTTCGTCGTCTACGGGATAAACTGCGCCATCAAAGGTACGTACTCCGTAAAAACCGCCTCGACCGCGAACGACGTGTAGGTTAGTTGCTACGTAGTAAATGTTGCCACGCTTAGCAATAATCACTCCAGACCCAGGGTTAAACTCGCGTCGAGCTTCAACATCACCTTTTTGCAGGTCTTGACCGATGACCACTGTTGTTTGCGAGGCGATCGCATCAATTTCAGTCTGGTTCAACGTTTTGGAATCAGTACCAGGCTGAGTTTGCTGGGCGATCGCATCTGCTTGTACCGTGAGTCCTGTCATCTTGCCCGTAAAAGCGATCGTCGCAGCAGTAATAACTCCAGCGATAAAAATCGTCGATTTTAAATTTCGAGTTTGAAAAAATTTTTTCCAGCCATTCATAATTAAAGTCAAAAGTCAAAAGTCAAAAGTTAAAAGTTAAAAGTCGGAGAAGAGAGCAGAGAAGCAGTGACCAGCGACCAATTAACTGTCAATCAACAACCAACAACTACCTATTACCTATTACCGATCTTCACTGACAACTGACAACTAAATTTCATTTTGCGATTGAGGTTGAGCCAAGTTTTTTTCAACTTGATGCTGAAAAGCGGCGATTGGAATCGCCCAGCTCAGCGCTTCCATTTGGTTGAATAGTTCTATCGATGGCTTTGTACCATCGGCAAATGTAAATACATCAATCCCTTGAAGTGGATATTTCAAGCGACCGTTGATCCCAATCAGTTCTCCTTTTTGATTTAAAACAGGTCCACCACTCATCCCTTGTTCGACTTCGTTGGTGTAACCTAAACTGTATCCTTCTGGTAAAGTTCGCTCTAAGAGTAAAGCAACAGTTCCCGTTGTCAGCCGAAATGCTTTCATTCCCCAGTTACGTGTTTCTTCAACACGACTTTTATTCAGGAATTGATAATTGGGAAAACCAGATGCATAGACGCGATCGCCTTTTGTTAAAGCTAAGGAATTTCCTAAGACAGCAACACGATAGGATTTAGGGCTATCAAATTGTAGTAAAGCGAGATCGACACCTGTTAAAGTCTGCATCACCTGACGGCGGGCTGGATGAGTCGCGCCATCAGCAGTAAGAATGGTATATTCACCGTCCTGACTACCTGCTACTACATGGTCGCAGGTGAGAACGGTGTATGTCTGAGCCTGACGTTGTACGATCGCCCCAGAACCCATACTTGTTTTTGTCAATACTCTGACTGTCACTTGTTGAGCAACTTCTGCTATTGCCGAACTTTCTACTCGATCTACAGGTGTTGTAGTCGCAATTTTTTCAGTACTAGCATCAGATTTTGTATTCGGTTTTGATGGCGTTAACCATAAGATCGCAGCGATCGCCAGCAGTCCAAGGTTAAATAAGACAATAGTGGCTAATGATAATTTCACTTTCGCTGCATCCCAATTCCAATCGCTCGATCGACTGTCATTCGTAAATTACGAGGTTCGAGTTGGCGATCGCTCTCAATCTCGACTACTCATACATTTACCTTATTCCGCTACCTTATTCCGCTGAAAATACTGCTCGATTTCTTCTCCAAAAGGTGCATAATATTGAGGCGCGCTTTGTTGGACTGCCGTACCCGTCCCTTTCAAGCTGAAAGTCACCAATTGTTCGAGAATTTGGCGCTCTTTGCCTCGATCTGATGTGCGCAATGTCATCAGAATATTTTTCCGGTTGCAGATTTCGTTTCGACTGCCAACGTAGCAAATGACTGGTTTGCTGTTAACTCGTCCGTATGTCAGTTGCAAGTTTCTCAGCTTTCCGCCTTTGGCTGCTACAACTTCAGTCAAGCGATCGCTGACTATTTTACAACGCTCGTGTGGCGTGTATTGCGTCCCAAATTCATTGCTGTTCCAGGTAATGACTGGTGCTGTGATCCGTTCGCCGCGTTTGGCGATCGTTGCATAGCCCTGACCTGAAGCTATGCAATGAAAAGTTGTCGCACCACCAGCACTAGCGACTGCTTCGGCTCGGACGAAATCGCTACCTATACCGATCCCGCTTACAACTGCGATCGCTGTTGCTAAATATTTAGTGAATTTTTTTAAATTTTTAGTTGTGTGATTGCCTATCATCGCTCGTACCTCAAGGGCAGTTAAAATTTCTATTACATTAACAGTCAGCTCAAGTACCCTGAACTTGACAAGTCTGCTTGACGAGACTAGCGTATTTGAACTATACCGCGATCTACAAACAAATATGCTACGATTTCGGTCAAATTTTGAAAAAAAAATATAAAATTATACTTCAACAGCTATTTTATATACGTAATATACTTATGAAAACACTTCATGTACGTACTAAGGAAGTCAAAAATTAAAAGTCAAAAGTCAAAAGTTGGAAGCTGGGGACAAGGGGGAATAACTACCAACTACCAACTACCACTCTTCACTGATAACTGATAACTGTCAAATCTCCGACCAGTCTTGAATCAGGATTTGAGCTTGAGAGTAGAGAGGACTGTCTTGAGGAATTTGTTTGGCAATAGCGATCGCTTCAGCAAAATTACTACTTCCTGCGAGTTGCTTGGCATGTTCTAAATGACACTCATTTAATATCGCTTGCGCTTCAGCGTAAACTGTTGAATCGCGGGTAACTGTTTCGGCTCTACTCGCACACGCTTCGTAGCGTGCCTGATGTTTTAAAGTTTGAATTTCATCGATAACTTGAGCTGTCAGACGAAACTGAATGTATGAATAAACTACTGCTCCCAGTGCCACAATGCCAACCCCAATAGCCGCACCGACAAAAAACAAAGTAGAGGTGGATAAGCGGCGTTGACGCGCTGGTGGAGGTATGAGGATTGAATCATCCGTGCTAGAGTGAGCTGGATTACTGTGCTGTGGGGCAGAGAACTGAGCGCTTGCCCGAACTTCTTGCCGATTTGGAGGCGACAAGGTATTTGGCAGCGATGTCGGCGGAATGGCTTCTGTTTTTGTTGGCGGTGGTGGTATGTAGGCTTTGGTCGTCGCTGCCTCAGGTGTGACTGGAACAGATGGTTGTGGGTGCGTGGGTGCAGATGGAGATGAATGAAGAGAATTATCGATCGCCTCTTCAGGCTTATGGGTAATAGTAGCCTTTAATACTTGCTTTAATTGCTCTACTGAGGCAAAGCGATCGCTGGGTGATTTTTGCAAGCACTGCATGACAGCTGCTTCTAGTTGCGGCGATAAATTTTCGCAACCGGGCTGTAACCTGATGGGGATCGGTGGTTTTGTCTTGTGTGCCATTGCCCAACCCATCCCCGTTATCGAATAGGCTTGAGCGCCAAAACCAAACGGATCTGTGCCGCTGAGGAGTTCGTAGAGGATGACACCCAAACTGTAAATATCTGCTCTTGCGTCTATAGTGTTAGCAGCCCGCAACTGTTCTGGAGCAGCATAGCGAAACGTACCGATAAATCCATAAGTTAAATTCGTGCGATCGATCGATTCATCGCGGATTTTGGCAATCCCAAAATCCAGAATCTTCACCAGTTCTCCCAGTGCTGTAGGCACGACAAATATATTGTCTGGTTTGAGATCGCGGTGAACTACCTTGACGTGTTCGCTGGCTGTCGCTCCACTCCACCAGAGATCGATGCCTGAGTGAGCTAGACGCAATCCTTCACACGCCTGAGTCACAATTTTAATCGTTCGCTCGACGGGTAGCCGTTGCTGTTGCTTCAGCAGCTGTTTCAAGCTATCCCCGCGCAGATACTCCATGACATAAAAAGGATGCCCTTCATCCGTAACGCCATAATCGCTCACATTCACGATATGGTCGCTTTTTAGCGCCGCACAAATAGCAACTTCCCGCTCGAACCGCTTTCTCAAAGACTTTGACGCTGCCAATTTTTCTTTCAGTAGCTTCAATGCTACGTGTTGTCCCAATAAGGTATCCATTGCCAGAAACACATCGCCCATTCCGCCTGAACCCAAGCGCCTCTCCAAGCGATAGCGTTGGCGATCGCCAATACTCCGACCAATCCAGGTTTCTGGCTGAGCAGGAAATGTCATGGAGCTTTCTCTATGTGTTGCTGTTTCTGGACTTGTTGCCTTTTTTGGCGTGCGATCGCGAACGAGACTATGATACTACTATTATTGCTTGACCAGTTATCAGTTATCAGTGGCTGGTGGCTGGACTCAATTCTTGTCACTAGTCACCAGTCACTAACCACTAGCCACTCACTCTAAATCGAAATATTATCCAACAGCCGAGCGGGTTTGAGTTGTAGAGGCGTTGCACCATGTTCGTATTCGTCGGGAAAAATTGCTCTGACGCGCTTAACGACTGAAATCATGTAACCGTAGTCTGGCGCTGAACTGTTGGGGATGTATCCTGCTTCTTGCGCCAAAATCGAGGGGACTCCATTCATGATTTGGTAAATTTGCTGACGCAAGCTTTTGTCTACGTTAGGTGCAACCAAAACCACGCCAGGTGGGACTTCGTGCGGATCGGTGTAGAGAATGCGAAACTCGGTGGGGCTGAAATACGAACTGTGTAGGTAGAATTCTTCTTTAGAAAGAGCGCCTGCCGTAGCTTTCCCTGTAGCAACCCATTCCAAAACTGTTTTAGGTGTAGGTGCAAGCATAATTTCTGCTAGAGTTAGACCGTAGAGATTGTAAATCGGGAAGAAATATCCGGTAGCCGAACCTGGTTGTCCGAGGGCAAGCGGTTGATTTTGTAATTCTTTTAACTCAACGATTGGATTATCTTTGCGCACGACTAGAATAGAGCGTAAATTAGCAATTCCCTGAAGGGAAAGTATCGGGGTGTATTGGTGTTTGTCGATCGCGATCGCAGCTAATCCAGGCTCGGCAAAAGCTAGAGACCAAGCATGATTCCGAATTCGTTCTAGAGCTTTATTTTCGTTAAAAGCAGGTTCTAGCTGTACGATAACTCCAATTTTTTCACTTAAATATCGAGTAAATTTGGCATAACGATTGATGGTTTGTTCCCCAGCGTTGTAACTGACTACACCGAGAACTAAACCTTGGCGCTTGCTCGATAGCGATCGCACCCCACATGCTGTAAGTAGAAATAATTGTAAAAGTAACGAACGGCGGGAGAATTCGGAATTCGGAATTCGGAATTCGGAATTCGGAATTAATATATTCTTTTTAGAAGCTTCGCTCATTTTAAGAGACGACGGCAAAAATCGGCGGCTTTTTGAGGATCGGGGATTTCATTAGCTAATCGATTGACTAATTCCAACTCGGAGATTTGCGTTCCAGATTTTAGAACTTTTTGAATGAGAATTGGCGCGATCGGTCCAATCAGATCGATTAAAGTTTTTTCGCACCGTTGAATAAAATTAGTATCGAGTGCTGACTGGGCTAAATTATTTGATAATTGATTGTGAGAAAATTTATTGCCGTTGGTGTTGTAGGTTTGAGATTTAGCTGTTGACTCAGTTCCGATCGCTTTTGCCTGACGCTCGAATTCTGCTTGTTGCTTGGCAGGCAGGTAAACCGAGAGGTTTTCTACCAACTGCTCGACGCTGTATGATTGAGCTGCTACTTGTCGAAACACAGTAGTCGCAATCGGTCCAGCAAATTCTGTAAACAGCTTAACCAGCGATCGGTGTTGGGCTGACAGGGATACGTCGGTAGCT
It encodes:
- a CDS encoding S1 family peptidase — encoded protein: MKLSLATIVLFNLGLLAIAAILWLTPSKPNTKSDASTEKIATTTPVDRVESSAIAEVAQQVTVRVLTKTSMGSGAIVQRQAQTYTVLTCDHVVAGSQDGEYTILTADGATHPARRQVMQTLTGVDLALLQFDSPKSYRVAVLGNSLALTKGDRVYASGFPNYQFLNKSRVEETRNWGMKAFRLTTGTVALLLERTLPEGYSLGYTNEVEQGMSGGPVLNQKGELIGINGRLKYPLQGIDVFTFADGTKPSIELFNQMEALSWAIPIAAFQHQVEKNLAQPQSQNEI
- a CDS encoding COP23 domain-containing protein, with the translated sequence MIGNHTTKNLKKFTKYLATAIAVVSGIGIGSDFVRAEAVASAGGATTFHCIASGQGYATIAKRGERITAPVITWNSNEFGTQYTPHERCKIVSDRLTEVVAAKGGKLRNLQLTYGRVNSKPVICYVGSRNEICNRKNILMTLRTSDRGKERQILEQLVTFSLKGTGTAVQQSAPQYYAPFGEEIEQYFQRNKVAE
- a CDS encoding serine/threonine-protein kinase; this encodes MTFPAQPETWIGRSIGDRQRYRLERRLGSGGMGDVFLAMDTLLGQHVALKLLKEKLAASKSLRKRFEREVAICAALKSDHIVNVSDYGVTDEGHPFYVMEYLRGDSLKQLLKQQQRLPVERTIKIVTQACEGLRLAHSGIDLWWSGATASEHVKVVHRDLKPDNIFVVPTALGELVKILDFGIAKIRDESIDRTNLTYGFIGTFRYAAPEQLRAANTIDARADIYSLGVILYELLSGTDPFGFGAQAYSITGMGWAMAHKTKPPIPIRLQPGCENLSPQLEAAVMQCLQKSPSDRFASVEQLKQVLKATITHKPEEAIDNSLHSSPSAPTHPQPSVPVTPEAATTKAYIPPPPTKTEAIPPTSLPNTLSPPNRQEVRASAQFSAPQHSNPAHSSTDDSILIPPPARQRRLSTSTLFFVGAAIGVGIVALGAVVYSYIQFRLTAQVIDEIQTLKHQARYEACASRAETVTRDSTVYAEAQAILNECHLEHAKQLAGSSNFAEAIAIAKQIPQDSPLYSQAQILIQDWSEI
- a CDS encoding phosphate/phosphite/phosphonate ABC transporter substrate-binding protein yields the protein MSEASKKNILIPNSEFRIPNSEFSRRSLLLQLFLLTACGVRSLSSKRQGLVLGVVSYNAGEQTINRYAKFTRYLSEKIGVIVQLEPAFNENKALERIRNHAWSLAFAEPGLAAIAIDKHQYTPILSLQGIANLRSILVVRKDNPIVELKELQNQPLALGQPGSATGYFFPIYNLYGLTLAEIMLAPTPKTVLEWVATGKATAGALSKEEFYLHSSYFSPTEFRILYTDPHEVPPGVVLVAPNVDKSLRQQIYQIMNGVPSILAQEAGYIPNSSAPDYGYMISVVKRVRAIFPDEYEHGATPLQLKPARLLDNISI